The sequence GGACCCGTCTTATGGTTCAAGGGGACTGGACCAAATCgtgaattaatttataattttcaaagagGTCTCTTTCCCAGAGTAAACCAAATTGGAAACATGGCCAAAGCTGGCAACAAAGACTTTTCCATTCGCATCAGTGAAATCTCTCTTAAAGATGCTGGCACATACTTCTGTGTGAAGTTCAAAGAGGGAAATCCTGACATAGAGTACCAGTCAGGTCGGGGCACCAAGGTGACTGTCACTGGTGAGTTTGACCTTTCCACTTTCTGTCATGTGATATTGTGACAGTAATAATGTCCTCTAGTCATTGAACAACTACATTCTGCTAGATATTGTCAAAGGTACAGTGTACACTTAATCTTGTCATTCTCTCAGAAACctgtgatttaaattttttatgggaGGAGAATCTGAGAGTTAGAAAGGTTGATGAGTGATGAGAGATATCTTGTTTAACATTCCAACATTCAACCCATGCCCCATAGCTAGGCTAAACCAATTAAGGTAATTTCATGTCCCCTACTGGCAGGTGACTCAGATGAGACAGACTTAAGTCAATTTGTGTCCATAAGAGAAATCtgggaaactaa is a genomic window of Bos mutus isolate GX-2022 chromosome 13, NWIPB_WYAK_1.1, whole genome shotgun sequence containing:
- the SIRPD gene encoding signal-regulatory protein delta; translation: MILSFFSGVTHEMFKVQQAEISQTVSPGETLTLSCSIPDSFPNGPVLWFKGTGPNRELIYNFQRGLFPRVNQIGNMAKAGNKDFSIRISEISLKDAGTYFCVKFKEGNPDIEYQSGRGTKVTVTGEFDLSTFCHVIL